The following proteins are co-located in the Pseudomonas sp. DY-1 genome:
- a CDS encoding VOC family protein: MSLSPFHLAIPVYDLAAARAFYGEVFGLEEGRSSSQWVDFNFFGHQLVIHEHPKTDSQHHAHTNAVDGHDVPVPHFGVVLEWSQWEALAERLESLGTSFVIEPYIRFKGQVGEQATMFLFDPCGNALEFKAFKDIGQLFAR, encoded by the coding sequence ATGAGCCTTTCTCCTTTCCACCTGGCCATTCCCGTATACGACCTTGCCGCAGCCCGTGCCTTCTATGGCGAGGTGTTCGGCCTTGAAGAAGGCCGCTCCAGCAGCCAATGGGTGGACTTCAACTTCTTCGGTCACCAACTGGTGATCCACGAGCATCCGAAGACCGATTCGCAGCACCACGCCCACACCAACGCGGTGGACGGCCACGACGTGCCCGTGCCGCATTTCGGCGTGGTGCTGGAATGGTCACAGTGGGAAGCCTTGGCCGAGCGCCTGGAATCCCTCGGCACAAGCTTCGTCATCGAGCCCTACATCCGCTTCAAGGGTCAGGTGGGCGAGCAGGCCACCATGTTTCTCTTCGACCCGTGCGGCAATGCCCTGGAGTTCAAGGCCTTCAAGGATATCGGCCAGCTCTTTGCCAGGTAG
- a CDS encoding LysR family transcriptional regulator → MIRELRTFVAVAGLGSFSAAARQVSLTQAAVSAQMKSLEDALGMQLFDRTAKSVSLNANGQRVLPLAEEMLELYARMCLPETLEGYRGALNIGAIGTVQTGVLPETLRRLKEAAPLMEARLIPGVSLDLVGQVEAGDLDLALIIKPPFPLAKEMHMESVLEEPFVLIHPPGTQVDCIAQTLVRHPFIRYDSKSFGGRLVGRFLKDRKLQVNQVMELDDLDAIVRMVETGLGVAIIPFAGIWSRGGTTARVHPLGELAFTREIVLVCRYANKALPQVELFRKVIHPSAHSYVEEMANNLKSKLRA, encoded by the coding sequence GTGATCAGAGAACTCAGGACATTCGTGGCGGTGGCCGGGCTTGGCAGTTTTTCTGCCGCGGCGCGGCAGGTCAGCCTGACCCAGGCGGCGGTCAGTGCGCAGATGAAGAGCCTGGAAGATGCGCTCGGCATGCAACTGTTCGATCGCACAGCCAAGTCGGTCAGCCTCAACGCCAATGGGCAGCGAGTGCTGCCGCTGGCAGAGGAAATGCTGGAGCTGTATGCGCGAATGTGCCTGCCGGAAACCCTGGAGGGTTATCGAGGTGCGCTGAACATCGGCGCGATCGGCACGGTGCAGACCGGCGTCCTGCCGGAGACGCTCAGACGCCTCAAGGAAGCCGCACCGCTGATGGAGGCCAGGCTGATTCCCGGCGTTTCACTCGACCTGGTAGGCCAGGTCGAGGCCGGCGACCTGGACCTGGCACTGATCATCAAGCCGCCCTTCCCGCTCGCCAAGGAAATGCACATGGAAAGCGTGCTGGAGGAGCCCTTCGTACTGATCCACCCGCCGGGCACCCAGGTCGACTGCATCGCCCAGACGCTCGTACGCCACCCCTTCATTCGCTACGACAGCAAGTCGTTCGGCGGGCGCCTGGTGGGCAGGTTCCTCAAGGACCGCAAGCTGCAGGTGAACCAGGTGATGGAACTGGATGACCTGGACGCCATCGTACGCATGGTGGAAACCGGGCTGGGCGTGGCCATCATTCCCTTCGCCGGCATCTGGTCCCGCGGCGGTACCACAGCGCGGGTGCATCCCCTCGGCGAACTGGCCTTCACACGGGAAATCGTGCTGGTGTGCCGCTACGCCAACAAGGCGCTGCCGCAGGTCGAGCTGTTCCGCAAGGTCATCCATCCATCAGCCCACAGTTACGTGGAAGAAATGGCCAACAATCTCAAGAGCAAGCTGCGAGCATAA
- a CDS encoding LysR family transcriptional regulator, with protein sequence MATYTLRQLKYFVTTVEAGSVAEASRKLYIAQPSISTAIKGLEESFGVQLFIRHHAQGVSLTPSGTRFYEKAQELLRVAREFEQNALADNDIVAGQIDIGCFETVAPLYLPQLIAGFREQYPGVDIRIRDGEQQELVQGLTAGTFDLAFLYEHDLDSTIATEPLMPPQKPYALLPENHRFAKQAQVSLRDLCLEPMILLDVQPSRTYFVSLFHELGLTPNIVFSSPSIEMVRGMVGQGFGFSLLVTRPHSECTYDGKKVVTVDITEPVATSGLVAARLKRGQLTKPAQLFVDFCRERLAQKTHDTP encoded by the coding sequence GTGGCTACCTATACCTTGCGACAACTCAAGTATTTCGTGACGACCGTGGAAGCTGGCAGCGTGGCCGAAGCTTCGCGCAAGCTGTACATCGCCCAGCCGTCCATCTCCACCGCCATCAAGGGCCTGGAAGAAAGCTTCGGCGTACAGCTGTTCATCCGCCATCACGCCCAAGGCGTGTCCCTGACGCCAAGCGGCACGCGTTTCTACGAAAAGGCCCAGGAGCTGCTGCGTGTGGCTCGCGAGTTCGAACAGAACGCCCTGGCCGACAACGACATCGTCGCCGGACAGATCGACATCGGCTGTTTCGAGACCGTCGCCCCGCTCTACCTGCCCCAGCTCATCGCCGGGTTTCGTGAGCAGTATCCCGGCGTCGACATCCGCATCCGCGACGGGGAGCAGCAGGAACTGGTGCAAGGCCTGACTGCCGGCACCTTCGACCTTGCCTTCCTCTACGAACACGATCTGGACAGCACCATCGCCACCGAACCGCTGATGCCGCCGCAGAAGCCGTATGCCCTGCTGCCAGAGAACCACCGCTTCGCCAAGCAAGCCCAAGTCTCTCTGCGCGACCTCTGCCTGGAGCCGATGATCCTGCTGGACGTGCAGCCGAGCCGAACCTACTTCGTCAGCCTGTTCCACGAGCTGGGCCTGACACCCAACATCGTCTTCAGCTCGCCGTCGATCGAGATGGTGCGCGGCATGGTCGGCCAGGGCTTCGGCTTCTCCCTGCTGGTCACCCGCCCCCATTCGGAATGCACCTACGACGGCAAGAAGGTGGTCACTGTCGATATCACCGAACCCGTCGCCACCTCCGGCCTGGTAGCCGCCCGCCTCAAGCGCGGCCAATTGACCAAGCCGGCGCAGCTATTCGTCGACTTCTGCCGTGAGCGCCTGGCGCAAAAAACTCATGACACTCCGTAG
- a CDS encoding aldehyde dehydrogenase: protein MFDLGYWQQKAARQAFNDRALIGGRQVAAASGATFDSINPATNQLLARVAACGEAEVDLAVSTARRAFNEGAWARMAPAERKKVLLRLSELMLNHREELALLDSLNMGKPVMDAYNIDVPGAAHVFAWYGEALDKLYDQVAPTAPNALATITREALGVVAAVVPWNFPLDMAAWKLAPALAAGNSVVLKPAEQSPFSALRLAELALEAGLPEGVLNVVPGLGESAGKALGLHPDVDCLVFTGSTQVGKYFMQYSAQSNLKQVWLECGGKSPNLIFEDCRDLDLAAEKAAFGIFFNQGEVCSANSRLYVQRSIRDEFIERLLAKARDWMPGDPLDPASRAGAIVDAGQTARIMAFIEGAQGEGAQLLAGGRRLTFNGSSNFVEPTVFADVHSDMQLAREEVFGPVLAVSTFDTEDEALRLANDSIYGLAASVWSDDLHRAHRVARALKAGTVSVNTVDALDVTVPFGGGKQSGFGRDLSLHSFDKYSQLKTTWFQLR, encoded by the coding sequence GTGTTCGATCTCGGCTATTGGCAGCAAAAGGCTGCCCGGCAAGCATTCAACGACAGGGCGCTGATCGGTGGCCGGCAGGTGGCCGCTGCTTCCGGTGCCACCTTCGACTCGATCAACCCGGCCACCAACCAACTGCTGGCCCGTGTCGCCGCCTGTGGCGAGGCCGAGGTGGACCTGGCGGTCAGCACTGCACGCCGCGCCTTCAACGAAGGCGCCTGGGCGCGCATGGCCCCGGCAGAACGCAAGAAGGTGCTGCTGCGTCTCTCCGAGCTGATGCTGAACCACCGTGAAGAACTGGCCCTGCTGGATTCCCTGAACATGGGCAAGCCGGTGATGGACGCCTACAACATCGACGTACCGGGCGCCGCGCACGTGTTTGCCTGGTACGGCGAGGCCCTGGACAAGCTCTACGACCAGGTCGCGCCTACCGCGCCGAATGCCCTGGCCACCATCACCCGCGAAGCGCTGGGCGTGGTCGCCGCCGTGGTGCCCTGGAACTTCCCCCTCGACATGGCTGCCTGGAAGCTGGCCCCGGCCCTGGCCGCCGGTAACAGCGTGGTACTGAAACCCGCCGAGCAGTCGCCGTTCTCCGCCCTGCGCCTGGCTGAGCTGGCGCTGGAGGCCGGACTGCCGGAAGGCGTGCTGAACGTGGTGCCGGGTCTGGGCGAGAGCGCCGGCAAGGCCCTTGGCCTGCACCCGGATGTGGATTGCCTGGTGTTCACCGGCTCCACCCAGGTGGGCAAGTACTTCATGCAGTACTCGGCCCAGTCCAACCTCAAGCAGGTCTGGCTGGAATGCGGCGGCAAGAGCCCGAACCTGATCTTCGAGGATTGCCGCGACCTGGACCTGGCCGCCGAGAAGGCCGCCTTCGGCATCTTCTTCAACCAGGGCGAGGTCTGCTCGGCCAACTCGCGGCTCTACGTGCAACGTTCCATTCGCGACGAGTTCATCGAGCGCCTTTTGGCCAAGGCCCGCGACTGGATGCCCGGCGATCCGCTGGACCCGGCCAGCCGTGCCGGCGCTATCGTCGATGCCGGGCAGACCGCGCGCATCATGGCCTTCATCGAAGGGGCGCAAGGGGAGGGGGCACAACTGCTCGCCGGTGGCCGTCGCCTGACTTTCAACGGCTCCAGCAACTTCGTCGAACCGACCGTCTTCGCCGACGTGCACAGCGACATGCAGCTGGCCCGGGAAGAAGTGTTCGGCCCGGTGCTGGCCGTCAGTACCTTCGATACCGAGGACGAGGCACTGCGCCTGGCCAATGACAGCATCTACGGCCTGGCTGCTTCGGTGTGGAGCGATGACTTGCATCGCGCTCACAGAGTCGCCCGCGCACTCAAGGCGGGAACGGTGTCGGTGAACACGGTGGACGCTCTGGACGTCACCGTACCCTTCGGCGGCGGCAAGCAGTCCGGTTTCGGCCGCGACCTTTCGCTGCATTCCTTCGACAAGTACAGCCAACTGAAGACCACCTGGTTCCAGCTGCGCTGA
- a CDS encoding RNA methyltransferase: MKLDDIKKLHQKKYRAEFGYFLVEGEHLLLELQKAALQNPLLQRSQLYVTGAYEHWQSPFETHVINDRQMAQIADTQTPQGIIALVPMPAKAAPVSAPSQNERAIYLHEIQDPGNLGTILRTLAWFGNFRCLLSPGSVDPYNPKVVRSSMGAIFHAPMELDVELDSLRTRFERIACLDMNGDSLQSASFKTFDCYLFGNEARGVPREQLIALNAQPFTIPGCGAIESLNLAATVNMCAYELNR, translated from the coding sequence ATGAAACTCGACGACATCAAGAAACTCCACCAGAAAAAATACCGGGCCGAGTTCGGTTATTTTCTGGTGGAGGGCGAACACCTGTTGCTGGAGTTACAAAAAGCGGCCTTGCAGAACCCGCTGCTACAGCGCAGTCAGCTGTATGTAACTGGCGCCTACGAGCACTGGCAAAGCCCGTTTGAAACCCATGTGATCAACGACCGCCAGATGGCTCAGATCGCCGATACCCAGACACCGCAGGGAATAATTGCGCTGGTGCCAATGCCGGCGAAAGCCGCGCCGGTTTCTGCTCCCAGTCAGAACGAACGCGCCATTTACCTGCATGAAATTCAGGACCCGGGCAATCTCGGCACCATCCTGCGTACGCTGGCGTGGTTCGGTAATTTTCGCTGCCTGCTCAGTCCCGGTAGCGTCGATCCGTACAATCCCAAAGTCGTCCGCTCCAGCATGGGCGCCATTTTTCATGCGCCCATGGAACTGGATGTGGAACTGGACTCCTTGCGTACGCGCTTCGAGCGCATTGCCTGCCTGGATATGAATGGCGACAGCTTGCAATCCGCCAGTTTCAAGACGTTCGATTGTTATCTGTTCGGCAACGAAGCACGTGGCGTGCCCCGCGAGCAACTGATCGCGCTCAACGCCCAGCCTTTTACGATTCCCGGCTGTGGCGCCATCGAATCGCTGAACCTGGCCGCAACGGTCAATATGTGTGCGTACGAGTTGAACAGATAG
- a CDS encoding MFS transporter, which produces MATIGETSTGSTPNRGITKEERKVIFASSLGTVFEWYDFYLYGSLAAIIAKHFFAGVNETTAFIFALLAFAAGFAVRPFGAIVFGRLGDMIGRKYTFLITIVIMGISTAVVGLLPGYATIGVAAPIILITLRLLQGLALGGEYGGAATYVAEHAPPGKRGFFTSWIQTTATLGLFLSLLVILACRTILGTEAFEAWGWRIPFLLSILLLIISVYIRLQLSESPIFMKMKAEGKACKAPLTESFARWDNLKVVIMSLFGGTAGQAVVWYTGQFYALFFLLQMLKIDPQTANLLIAGSLLIGTPFFILFGSLSDRIGRKKIIMAGCVIAALTYFPIFHALTQYGNPDVFAAQAKNPVTVVADPDQCSFQFDPVGKAKFTSSCDIAKSLLAKKAIPYQNEKAEPGAVAQIRIGDKVLPSFEGTGMPAADFKAQNDAFTATMGAALKDAGYPEKADPAKTNYAMVLLLLTILVIYVTMVYGPIAAWLVELFPARIRYTSMSLPYHIGNGWFGGFLPTVSFAMVAATGDIYFGLWYPIVIALMTAILGTLFLPETKDRDIRHT; this is translated from the coding sequence ATGGCGACAATAGGCGAAACATCCACGGGCAGCACGCCCAACCGCGGGATAACCAAGGAGGAGCGCAAGGTCATCTTCGCCTCGTCCCTGGGTACCGTGTTCGAGTGGTACGACTTCTACCTCTACGGTTCGCTCGCCGCGATCATCGCGAAGCACTTCTTCGCTGGCGTGAACGAAACCACAGCCTTCATCTTCGCCCTGCTCGCCTTCGCCGCGGGCTTCGCTGTGCGCCCCTTCGGCGCCATAGTGTTTGGCCGATTGGGCGACATGATCGGGCGCAAATACACCTTCCTCATCACCATTGTGATCATGGGCATCTCCACTGCCGTGGTGGGCCTCTTGCCCGGTTACGCCACCATCGGCGTGGCGGCGCCGATCATCCTGATCACGCTGCGTCTGCTGCAGGGCCTGGCGCTGGGTGGCGAGTACGGTGGCGCGGCGACCTACGTGGCGGAGCATGCGCCGCCGGGCAAGCGCGGCTTCTTCACGTCCTGGATCCAGACCACCGCGACGCTGGGCCTGTTCCTGTCGCTGCTGGTGATCCTCGCATGCCGCACTATCCTCGGCACCGAAGCCTTCGAGGCCTGGGGCTGGAGGATTCCGTTCCTGCTGTCGATCCTGCTGCTGATCATCTCGGTGTACATCCGCCTGCAGCTCAGCGAGTCGCCGATATTCATGAAGATGAAGGCTGAAGGTAAGGCCTGCAAAGCACCGCTGACCGAGTCCTTCGCTCGCTGGGACAACCTGAAGGTGGTGATCATGTCACTGTTCGGCGGCACCGCCGGGCAGGCCGTTGTCTGGTACACAGGGCAGTTCTACGCGCTGTTCTTCCTACTGCAGATGCTGAAGATCGATCCGCAGACGGCGAACCTGCTGATCGCCGGATCGCTGCTCATCGGCACGCCGTTCTTCATCCTGTTCGGCAGCCTGTCGGATCGCATCGGCCGCAAGAAGATCATCATGGCGGGTTGCGTCATAGCGGCTCTGACCTACTTCCCGATCTTCCATGCGCTGACCCAGTACGGTAACCCCGACGTGTTCGCGGCGCAGGCGAAGAACCCGGTCACCGTGGTCGCCGATCCCGACCAGTGCTCCTTCCAGTTCGATCCGGTAGGCAAGGCCAAATTCACCAGCTCCTGCGACATCGCCAAGAGCCTGCTGGCGAAGAAAGCCATCCCCTACCAGAACGAGAAGGCCGAGCCGGGCGCCGTTGCGCAAATCCGCATCGGCGACAAGGTGCTTCCGAGCTTCGAAGGCACCGGAATGCCAGCAGCCGATTTCAAGGCCCAAAACGACGCCTTCACCGCCACCATGGGCGCGGCCCTGAAAGACGCCGGCTACCCGGAGAAGGCCGACCCTGCCAAGACCAACTACGCGATGGTACTGCTGCTCCTGACCATCCTGGTGATCTACGTGACCATGGTTTACGGCCCAATCGCCGCCTGGCTGGTAGAGCTGTTCCCGGCGCGCATCCGCTACACCTCGATGTCGCTGCCCTACCACATTGGCAACGGCTGGTTCGGCGGATTCCTCCCCACGGTGTCGTTCGCCATGGTGGCGGCCACAGGGGATATCTACTTCGGACTCTGGTACCCCATCGTCATCGCGCTGATGACGGCCATTCTCGGCACGCTGTTCCTGCCCGAGACCAAGGACCGGGACATTCGTCACACGTGA
- the rlmE gene encoding 23S rRNA (uridine(2552)-2'-O)-methyltransferase RlmE produces the protein MKRSKSSRRWLDEHVNDPYVKQAQKDGLRSRSSYKLIELNEKDKLIRPGMLVMDLGSAPGGWSQVAGGLVGEKGRVLATDILPMDGLENVDFIQGDFTDDAVFQQILDKLGGRQPDLIVSDIAPNISGVAAADQASSMYLVELTLDMVRQVLKLNGNYVVKVFQGEGSDVFLKDVRTSFEKVVIRKPEASRPRSREVYLVAKGFKG, from the coding sequence ATGAAACGATCCAAAAGCAGCCGTCGCTGGCTGGATGAACACGTCAACGATCCCTACGTCAAACAGGCCCAGAAGGATGGTTTGCGCTCCCGCTCCAGCTACAAGCTGATTGAGCTGAACGAGAAGGACAAGCTGATACGCCCCGGCATGCTGGTCATGGATCTTGGCTCCGCCCCCGGCGGCTGGTCACAGGTGGCCGGGGGTCTGGTGGGCGAAAAGGGACGGGTACTGGCCACGGACATTCTGCCGATGGACGGGCTGGAGAACGTCGATTTCATACAGGGCGACTTTACCGACGACGCCGTGTTCCAGCAGATTCTCGACAAGCTCGGCGGCAGGCAGCCTGATCTGATCGTCTCCGACATAGCCCCCAATATCAGCGGCGTCGCTGCCGCCGACCAGGCCTCCTCGATGTACCTGGTCGAACTCACCCTCGACATGGTCCGGCAGGTGCTCAAGCTCAATGGAAACTATGTGGTCAAGGTCTTCCAGGGTGAAGGCTCTGACGTTTTCCTGAAGGACGTTCGCACTTCATTCGAGAAGGTGGTGATACGCAAGCCAGAGGCGTCGCGGCCGCGATCGCGGGAGGTATATCTGGTGGCGAAAGGATTTAAAGGATAA
- a CDS encoding DUF2388 domain-containing protein: protein MHGTRLEQALRHYRHTHPQSTLSDMQLALAIAGLG, encoded by the coding sequence ATCCATGGCACGCGGCTGGAGCAGGCGCTGCGTCATTATCGGCACACGCATCCGCAATCCACACTGAGCGACATGCAATTGGCCCTGGCCATCGCCGGCCTGGGCTGA
- a CDS encoding flavin reductase family protein: MNEHIAPVALDCAYRVLNHGPTVLVSASHGGVENVMAAAWSCALDFSPPKVTVVLDKATRTRSLVESSGLFALQVPNLSQLELTYKVGTRSLDEAPDKLAQCDVELFRMDGFDVPLVAGSSAWLICKLIPEPHNQQTYDLFIGEVVGAWADTRVFRDGHWQFETAAPHWRSLHYIAGGHFYAIGEAAVVKDV; this comes from the coding sequence ATGAATGAGCACATCGCGCCGGTGGCGCTGGACTGCGCCTATCGCGTGCTGAATCACGGCCCGACCGTGCTGGTTTCCGCCAGTCATGGCGGCGTCGAGAATGTCATGGCCGCCGCCTGGTCCTGTGCCCTGGACTTCTCGCCGCCGAAGGTGACCGTGGTGCTGGACAAGGCCACCCGCACTCGCTCACTGGTGGAGAGCAGCGGCCTCTTTGCCCTGCAGGTACCCAACCTCAGCCAGCTCGAACTGACCTACAAGGTAGGAACCCGCAGCCTCGACGAGGCACCGGACAAGCTCGCGCAGTGCGACGTGGAGCTGTTCCGCATGGACGGTTTCGATGTGCCGCTGGTAGCCGGCAGCTCCGCCTGGCTGATCTGCAAGCTGATTCCCGAACCCCACAACCAGCAGACCTACGACCTGTTCATCGGCGAGGTGGTGGGCGCCTGGGCCGACACCCGTGTATTCAGGGATGGTCATTGGCAGTTCGAGACGGCCGCGCCCCACTGGCGCAGTCTGCACTACATCGCCGGCGGTCACTTCTATGCCATAGGCGAGGCGGCGGTGGTGAAGGACGTCTGA
- a CDS encoding NAD(P)/FAD-dependent oxidoreductase, giving the protein MIRITELSLPLDHSADELRKAIVNRLSISDADLLNFTVFKRSYDARKKNSVILFIYIIDLEVRDEAAILARLADDHNVRPAPDTHYYPVGQAPASLSERPLVVGFGPCGLFAALLLAQMGFKPIVLERGKDVRRRTKDTWALWRKKVLTPESNVQFGEGGAGLFSDGKLYSQIKDPKFYARKVMSEFVRAGAPDEIMYVSKPHIGTFRLTGVVSAMREEIIALGGEVRFESKVTDLLINDGQLEGVVLASGETLHSRHVVLALGHSSRDTFRMLHRQGVFMEAKPFAVGFRIEHPQGMIDQARLGKYAGHPELGAADYKLVHHARNGRAVYSFCMCPGGTVVAATSEPERVVTNGMSQYSRNERNANAGIVVGINPEQDFPGGPLAGVEFQERLESRAYELGGSDYCAPAQLVGDFIRGVPSAEFGEVEPSYKPGVRLGDLAPSLPDYAIEAIREALPAFGKQIRGFDRDDAVLTGIETRTSSPVRITRDNETLQSLNLRGLYPAGEGAGYAGGILSAGVDGIKVAEAVAKSLLSQTEAQSD; this is encoded by the coding sequence ATGATTCGCATCACCGAACTGTCTCTGCCCCTCGATCACTCCGCCGATGAGTTGCGCAAGGCCATCGTCAATCGCCTGAGTATCAGCGACGCCGACCTGCTGAACTTCACCGTATTCAAGCGCAGCTACGATGCCCGCAAGAAAAACAGCGTCATTCTGTTCATCTACATCATCGACCTGGAGGTTCGCGACGAGGCGGCGATTCTGGCGCGCCTGGCGGATGACCACAACGTACGCCCAGCCCCGGACACCCACTACTATCCAGTAGGGCAAGCACCGGCCAGCCTGAGCGAGCGGCCGCTGGTCGTGGGCTTTGGCCCCTGTGGGTTGTTCGCGGCGCTGTTGCTCGCGCAGATGGGGTTCAAACCCATTGTGCTGGAGCGCGGAAAGGACGTGCGACGCCGCACGAAGGATACCTGGGCACTGTGGCGCAAAAAGGTCCTGACCCCGGAATCCAACGTGCAATTCGGCGAGGGCGGCGCCGGCCTTTTCTCGGACGGCAAACTCTACAGCCAGATCAAGGACCCCAAGTTCTACGCCCGCAAGGTGATGTCCGAGTTCGTCCGCGCCGGTGCTCCGGACGAGATCATGTACGTGAGCAAGCCGCATATCGGCACCTTCCGTCTTACCGGCGTGGTATCTGCCATGCGCGAGGAGATCATCGCCCTCGGCGGCGAGGTGCGATTTGAAAGCAAAGTGACCGACCTGCTGATCAACGACGGCCAGCTCGAGGGCGTTGTTTTGGCCAGTGGTGAAACACTCCACAGCCGCCATGTTGTACTGGCGCTAGGTCATAGTTCCCGCGATACCTTCCGTATGTTGCACCGGCAGGGCGTGTTCATGGAGGCCAAGCCCTTCGCCGTGGGTTTCCGCATCGAACACCCGCAAGGCATGATCGACCAGGCCCGCCTGGGGAAATATGCCGGCCATCCGGAGCTCGGCGCCGCCGACTACAAGCTGGTGCATCACGCCAGGAATGGCCGTGCCGTCTACAGCTTCTGCATGTGCCCCGGCGGTACTGTGGTAGCGGCCACTTCCGAGCCGGAACGAGTCGTGACCAATGGTATGAGCCAGTACTCTCGCAACGAACGCAATGCGAATGCCGGCATAGTCGTCGGCATCAATCCGGAGCAGGATTTCCCAGGCGGTCCGCTGGCCGGAGTGGAGTTCCAGGAGCGCCTGGAATCCCGCGCCTATGAATTGGGTGGCAGCGATTACTGTGCGCCCGCGCAATTGGTGGGGGACTTCATTCGCGGAGTGCCGTCGGCCGAGTTTGGCGAGGTGGAGCCTTCCTACAAACCCGGCGTACGGCTGGGCGATCTTGCGCCCTCGCTGCCGGACTATGCGATCGAGGCCATCCGTGAGGCGCTACCAGCATTTGGCAAGCAGATTCGCGGCTTTGATCGCGATGACGCGGTGCTCACCGGTATCGAGACCCGCACCTCATCCCCGGTCCGTATCACCCGCGACAACGAGACATTGCAGAGCCTCAACCTGCGAGGCCTGTATCCGGCCGGTGAAGGCGCCGGTTATGCCGGTGGCATTTTGTCGGCGGGCGTGGATGGCATCAAAGTCGCCGAAGCGGTGGCCAAATCGCTTCTGTCTCAGACCGAAGCGCAGAGCGACTGA